One window of the Tubulanus polymorphus chromosome 11, tnTubPoly1.2, whole genome shotgun sequence genome contains the following:
- the LOC141912504 gene encoding uncharacterized protein LOC141912504, translating to MVDAMDISRLGICVFVALSFSCQGVRAISCYECSSDTDSACSNRYWLAGKLKQCSFVYGSCQIYMTKGSDGETVVSRGCSVGNLGVCNAHMIAKKTTDIYSMIAGCCDTDACNDARDIRTNGLLLAAVITAVWCFFCFSTR from the exons ATGGTAGACGCAATGGATATTTCAAGGCTTGGAATTTGTGTTTTTGTAGCTCTGAGCTTTTCGTGTCAAG GTGTTCGCGCTATATCCTGCTACGAGTGTTCCAGCGATACGGACAGTGCGTGTTCTAATCGCTACTGGCTCGCTGGCAAACTCAAACAGTGCAGTTTCGTCTACGGGTCATGTCAG ATATACATGACTAAAGGTTCCGACGGTGAAACAGTCGTCAGTCGTGGATGTAGTGTAGGTAATCTCGGCGTCTGCAATGCGCATATGATAGCCAAGAAAACGACGGATATATATTCGATGATCGCCGGCTGCTGCGATACGGACGCTTGTAACGACGCCCGTGATATCCGGACGAATGGTTTGCTTTTGGCTGCCGTTATTACAGCTGTCTGGTGCTTCTTTTGTTTCAGCACAAGATGA
- the LOC141912503 gene encoding uncharacterized protein LOC141912503 yields the protein MSRSVLFLIVGLAAGCNGLFFGRRNPDWDNLKVTWGINPLTSFKSQPRTIDDAKSEGYTTTDGDACKSNGTYRGVRYFLNNDPALMLLFDKNGFIAGIQSGVPKNSDPVFPSPQLKFKGMLVEESDKYTQTFYFTHPDKICSTGRTQAEFDRDGTGKTLFMQMGPNPSTNLMLIPYLQADMDRTQWTKGKCFVSMGMHYWYDISTDMNCDNFLPAFMLYNKGRLNGFGFAFNTDIKSSRYEHPSRSVFGRFLKPVPQCLYDRAKNGFTTMHVYLDSWPRLNSC from the exons ATGTCGCGATCAGTACTGTTCCTGATCGTTGGTTTAGCCGCCGGATGCAATGGCCTTTTCTTCGGAC GTCGTAATCCAGATTGGGACAATTTAAAAG taacatgGGGTATCAACCCGTTGACCAGTTTTAAATCTCAACCACGAACTATCGACGACGCCAAATCGGAAGGCTACACGACCACTGATGGAGACGCTTGTAAATCAA ATGGCACTTATCGTGGCGTGCGATATTTCCTAAATAATGACCCGGCGCTTATGCTGCTGTTTGACAAAAACGGTTTCATCGCTGGCATCCAATCAGGG GTTCCCAAAAACAGTGATCCGGTGTTTCCATCGCCTCAACTGAAATTCAAAGGCATGCTGGTCGAAGAGTCTGACAAATACACTCAAACCTTCTATTTCACTCATCCAG ATAAAATTTGTAGTACAGGCAGAACGCAGGCGGAATTTGATAGGGATGGAACCGGCAAAACTCTATTCATGCAGATGGGTCCCAATCCGTCGACTAACTTGATGCTAATTCCATACCTTCAAGCGGATATGGACAGAACTCAATGGACGAAGGGAAAATGTTTCGTATCGATGG GTATGCATTACTGGTACGACATCTCAACCGATATGAACTGCGATAACTTCTTACCAGCTTTCATGCTGTACAACAAGGGACGACTGAACGGATTTGGATTCGCGTTCAACACTGATATAAAATCGTCGAGATATGAACACCCGTCGCGGTCGGTATTCGGG CGCTTTTTAAAACCTGTTCCTCAGTGTTTATACGACAGAGCTAAGAATGGATTCACAACAATGCACGTCTATTTGGATTCGTGGCCGCGGTTGAACTCGTGCTAG
- the LOC141912629 gene encoding uncharacterized protein LOC141912629, which yields MSRLSLFVIVGLVAGSNGFFFGHRNPDWDNLKVTWGINPLTSFKSQPRTIDDAKSEGYTTTDGDACKSDGAYRGVRYIMNGDPALMLLFDKNGFIAGIQSGVPKNSDPVFPSPQLKFKGMLVEESDKYTQTFYFTHPDTICSTGRTRADYDRDGTGKTLFMQMGPNPSTDLKQIPYLQADMDKTQWTKGKCFISMGMHYWYDISTDMNCDNFLPAFILYNKGRLNGFGFAFNTDIKSSRYEHPSSLVFGRFLKPVPQCLYDRAKNGFTTMHVYLDSWPQLNMC from the exons ATGTCGCGATTATCACTGTTCGTGATCGTTGGTTTAGTCGCCGGAAGCAATGGCTTCTTTTTTGGGC ATCGTAATCCAGATTGGGACAATTTAAAAG taacatgGGGTATCAACCCGTTGACCAGTTTTAAATCTCAACCACGAACTATCGACGACGCCAAGTCGGAAGGCTACACGACGACTGATGGAGACGCTTGTAAATCAG ATGGCGCTTATCGTGGTGTGCGTTATATCATGAATGGCGACCCGGCGCTTATGTTGCTGTTTGACAAAAACGGTTTCATAGCTGGCATCCAATCAGGG GTTCCCAAAAACAGTGATCCGGTGTTTCCATCGCCTCAACTGAAATTCAAAGGCATGCTGGTCGAAGAGTCTGACAAATACACTCAAACCTTCTATTTCACTCATCCAG ACACAATTTGCAGCACAGGCAGAACGCGGGCGGATTACGATCGAGATGGAACCGGCAAAACTCTATTCATGCAGATGGGTCCCAATCCATCGACTGACCTGAAGCAAATTCCGTACCTTCAAGCGGATATGGACAAAACTCAATGGACGAAGggaaaatgtttcatttcgATGG GCATGCATTACTGGTACGACATCTCAACCGATATGAACTGCGATAACTTCTTACCAGCTTTCATACTGTACAACAAGGGACGACTGAACGGATTTGGATTCGCGTTCAACACTGATATAAAATCTTCGAGATACGAACACCCTTCTTCGTTGGTATTTGGG CGGTTTTTAAAACCTGTTCCTCAGTGTCTATACGACAGAGCTAAGAATGGTTTCACAACGATGCACGTCTATTTGGATTCGTGGCCTCAGTTGAACATGTGCTAG
- the LOC141912883 gene encoding uncharacterized protein LOC141912883: protein MNQCKHMSQFLSFLIICLATAGCSALFFGPKPEWDALKVRWGINPLTSFKNQPRTIDDAKSEGYTATDGDACKSDGAYRGVRYIMNDDPALMLLFDRNGFIAGIQSALPKDKSLNFPTPQLKFKGMLHEESNKYTETFYFTHPDKICSEGRTQAEFDRDGTGRSLFLQSGPNPSTDLIQIPNSQADMDKTKWTQTKCFYTMGMHYWYNLTADMNCDNILPAFAIYNKGRLNAFGFAFGTYVESSRYEHPPQRVFERFLKPVPQCLYEQATRNGGLTTMHVFLSSWPLLNRC, encoded by the exons ATGAATCAGTGCAAACATATGTCGCAATTTTTGTCGTTcttgataatttgtttagcCACCGCGGGCTGCAGTGCCTTGTTTTTTGGAC CTAAGCCGGAGTGGGACGCCTTGAAAG TAAGATGGGGTATCAATCCGTTGACGAGTTTTAAGAATCAGCCTCGAACGATCGACGACGCCAAGTCGGAAGGCTACACGGCGACTGACGGAGACGCTTGTAAATCAG ATGGTGCTTATCGTGGTGTGCGTTATATCATGAATGATGACCCGGCACTTATGCTGCTGTTTGACAGAAACGGTTTCATCGCCGGCATCCAATCAGCG TTACCTAAAGACAAGTCGCTGAACTTTCCGACGCCTCAATTGAAATTCAAGGGAATGCTGCACGAAGAATCTAACAAGTACACAGAGACATTCTATTTCACTCACCCGG aTAAGATATGCAGCGAAGGTAGAACGCAGGCCGAGTTCGACAGAGATGGTACCGGGAGAAGCCTATTCTTACAGTCGGGTCCTAATCCGTCGACGGACCTGATACAGATTCCGAACAGTCAAGCGGACATGGACAAAACTAAATGGACGCAAACGAAATGTTTCTATACAATGG GTATGCATTACTGGTACAACCTGACCGCCGATATGAACTGCGATAACATACTACCGGCTTTTGCTATTTACAATAAGGGACGACTGAACGCGTTCGGGTTCGCATTCGGCACTTACGTAGAATCGTCACGATACGAACACCCGCCGCAGAGGGTTTTCGAG cgATTTCTTAAGCCCGTTCCGCAATGTTTATACGAACAGGCTACTCGTAATGGCGGACTGACAACGATGCACGTGTTTTTGAGTTCATGGCCGCTGTTGAACCGTTGCTAG